One genomic window of Halovivax cerinus includes the following:
- a CDS encoding proton-conducting transporter membrane subunit — MVGELRPLLAVAIPAIAIPLILAFGRRPNLREGWTLAAAFATFATVASMVPDALSGTTLETDLGTFLSTGIGESIAFSLRADRLGVLFALLASFLWIATSFYSIGYMRGLDEHDQTRFFAAFAASIASAMGVAFGANLVTLFVFYEVLSIATYPLVAHDESEEAIWAGRKYLLYTLGGGVAVLAGTVLIYAMTGTTTFETGGIAALGNADPLYARAAFGLLVGGFGVKAALMPLHSWLPDAMVAPTPVSALLHAVAVVKSGVFGIARVVLDVYGPGAVQDLGVGIPLAAVAAVTLLTASVIALKQDNLKRRLAYSTVSQLSYIVLGLGLASPAALVGALLHIPAHAFMKITLFFCAGAIHVETHTDDISDMAGIGKRMPLTMSAFAVAAAGMAGMPLLAGFVSKWYLLVGAVDLNLAIFAVVLLVSGVLNVAYYWPIVYQAFFEDETNPDPKPLLEYPPGGRAATDAGADADVPLTNGGVPTGAAVAAQSTADPDTGDGHYDEHTDERNGDSPDASEHESRPTDSRWERRTWRTESTWFMLGPIVLAAVGAVVLGLVPDHVVFLDLIERVVETATEVSN; from the coding sequence ATGGTCGGCGAACTGCGGCCCCTGCTCGCGGTCGCGATTCCGGCGATCGCGATCCCGCTCATCCTCGCGTTCGGTCGCCGACCGAACCTCCGGGAGGGCTGGACCCTCGCCGCGGCGTTCGCCACGTTCGCGACCGTGGCCAGCATGGTCCCCGACGCGCTCTCCGGCACGACCCTCGAGACGGATCTCGGGACCTTCCTCTCGACTGGGATCGGCGAGTCCATCGCGTTCTCGCTCCGGGCCGACCGTCTGGGAGTCCTCTTCGCGCTGCTCGCTTCCTTCCTCTGGATCGCGACGAGTTTCTACTCCATCGGCTACATGCGCGGGCTCGACGAGCACGACCAGACGCGATTCTTCGCGGCGTTCGCCGCCAGCATCGCGTCGGCGATGGGGGTCGCGTTCGGGGCGAACCTCGTCACGCTGTTCGTCTTCTACGAGGTCCTCTCGATTGCGACGTACCCGCTCGTGGCTCACGACGAGTCCGAGGAGGCGATCTGGGCCGGCCGCAAGTACCTGCTGTACACGCTGGGTGGCGGCGTCGCCGTCCTCGCCGGGACGGTGCTGATCTACGCGATGACCGGGACGACGACGTTCGAGACTGGCGGCATCGCCGCACTCGGAAACGCGGATCCGCTGTACGCTCGCGCCGCCTTCGGCCTGCTCGTCGGCGGGTTCGGTGTCAAGGCCGCGCTCATGCCGCTTCACTCCTGGTTGCCCGACGCGATGGTCGCGCCGACGCCGGTCTCGGCGCTCCTGCACGCGGTCGCGGTCGTCAAGAGCGGCGTGTTCGGTATCGCCCGGGTCGTCCTCGACGTCTACGGTCCAGGTGCCGTCCAGGACCTGGGCGTTGGGATCCCCCTCGCCGCCGTCGCGGCGGTCACGCTACTCACCGCCAGCGTCATCGCGCTGAAGCAAGACAATCTGAAGCGACGGCTCGCGTACTCGACGGTGTCGCAGTTGTCCTACATCGTCCTGGGATTGGGACTCGCGAGTCCGGCCGCTCTCGTCGGTGCCTTGCTGCACATCCCCGCCCACGCGTTCATGAAGATCACGCTGTTCTTCTGTGCCGGCGCCATCCACGTCGAGACCCACACCGACGACATCAGCGACATGGCCGGCATCGGTAAACGGATGCCACTGACAATGTCGGCGTTCGCCGTCGCCGCGGCGGGAATGGCCGGTATGCCGCTACTGGCAGGTTTCGTGAGTAAGTGGTACCTGCTGGTCGGCGCCGTCGACCTGAACCTGGCGATCTTCGCGGTCGTCTTGCTTGTCTCTGGCGTCTTGAACGTCGCGTACTACTGGCCGATCGTCTACCAGGCGTTCTTCGAGGACGAGACGAATCCGGATCCAAAACCGTTGCTAGAGTACCCGCCAGGCGGGCGCGCGGCCACTGATGCCGGCGCCGATGCGGACGTACCGCTCACGAACGGCGGCGTGCCGACCGGGGCCGCTGTGGCAGCACAGTCGACCGCCGATCCCGACACGGGTGACGGCCACTACGACGAGCACACCGACGAACGTAATGGTGACAGCCCGGACGCGTCGGAGCACGAGTCACGTCCCACCGATTCGCGCTGGGAACGTCGGACCTGGCGCACCGAGAGTACGTGGTTCATGCTCGGACCGATCGTCCTCGCGGCGGTCGGTGCGGTGGTCCTCGGACTCGTTCCCGATCACGTGGTCTTTCTCGACCTGATCGAACGCGTCGTCGAAACCGCGACGGAGGTGTCCAACTGA
- a CDS encoding Na(+)/H(+) antiporter subunit D, whose amino-acid sequence MAIDPYVVPPVLLVAVALLAYAVRPRSIHPAGLVVTALALAYAGFVPSDYELTGTLFGGDAVAFAGFDVVFVSVDPFSRLMGTIFAFIGFVAVLYSWSTDASPSQTAYAVSYVASSLLAVYAGDWLLLLFAWELMAITSTLLVWHHGGAAVRAGFRYAVWHGIGGSLLMAAVIWHYQSPGVGTFVMTGDGIATGIPQALAALGIGINVAFVGFHAWLPDTYPRPHVAASVFLCVYTTKTGVYALYRAFPDGSLALAYMGGAMAVFGVTFALLQSDMRRLLSYHIQSQVGYMVAGVGIGSTLAVSGAFAHVFNHILYKALLFMTVGVVIYRTGAESLNKIHGMRRAMPITFLAFTIAALSIAGFPGFNGFVSKGMVLYEAHHYPEYEALWYLLLLGGVGTFMSFIKLGYYVFFYGEQTHDVDRASVGQSIAMLSVAALCVLYGLFPDALFSILPDGNAEAIVKFDVFSLGHLREGFGLAAAGVVGFALLKRPLSRVGMIPDIDFAYNPLSVGLGRGTLRLINAVIGVMDRNSTRAVLGTLSLGAVATGDVETRSTDRSLEGGPELFERGLTAAFTKRSGIGVAVAIVVVATTVLLVLGFI is encoded by the coding sequence ATGGCGATAGATCCATACGTCGTTCCGCCGGTACTGCTCGTCGCTGTCGCACTGCTCGCGTACGCCGTGCGCCCGCGATCGATCCATCCCGCCGGACTCGTCGTGACGGCGCTCGCCCTGGCGTACGCCGGATTCGTCCCGTCGGATTACGAACTGACGGGAACGCTCTTCGGCGGCGACGCAGTCGCCTTCGCCGGGTTCGACGTGGTGTTCGTCTCCGTCGACCCGTTCAGCCGGCTGATGGGCACGATATTCGCGTTCATCGGCTTCGTCGCGGTCCTGTACTCGTGGTCGACCGACGCGTCGCCCAGCCAGACTGCCTACGCCGTCTCGTACGTCGCGTCGAGTCTGCTGGCGGTCTACGCCGGCGACTGGCTCCTCCTGCTGTTCGCCTGGGAGCTCATGGCGATCACGTCGACCCTGCTCGTCTGGCACCACGGCGGCGCCGCGGTCAGGGCCGGCTTCCGGTACGCCGTCTGGCACGGCATCGGCGGTAGTCTGCTGATGGCCGCCGTCATCTGGCACTACCAGAGCCCCGGCGTCGGAACGTTCGTCATGACCGGGGACGGCATCGCGACCGGCATTCCGCAGGCGCTGGCCGCGCTCGGCATCGGCATCAACGTCGCGTTCGTCGGGTTCCACGCCTGGCTTCCCGACACGTACCCGCGCCCGCACGTCGCGGCGAGCGTCTTCCTCTGTGTCTACACCACCAAGACCGGCGTCTACGCGCTCTACCGGGCGTTCCCGGATGGTTCCCTGGCGCTCGCCTACATGGGCGGTGCGATGGCCGTCTTCGGCGTCACCTTCGCGCTGCTGCAGAGTGACATGCGCCGTCTTCTCTCGTATCACATCCAGTCGCAGGTCGGCTACATGGTCGCCGGCGTCGGGATCGGCTCGACGCTCGCGGTCTCGGGTGCCTTCGCCCACGTCTTCAACCACATCCTCTACAAGGCGCTGCTGTTCATGACGGTCGGCGTCGTCATCTACCGCACCGGCGCCGAGAGCCTGAACAAGATCCACGGGATGCGCCGGGCGATGCCGATCACGTTCCTCGCCTTCACGATCGCCGCGCTCTCGATCGCCGGCTTCCCCGGCTTCAACGGGTTCGTGAGCAAGGGGATGGTCCTCTACGAGGCCCACCACTATCCGGAGTACGAGGCGCTGTGGTACCTGCTCCTGCTCGGCGGCGTCGGCACGTTCATGTCGTTCATCAAGCTCGGCTACTACGTGTTCTTCTACGGCGAGCAGACCCACGACGTCGACCGCGCGTCGGTCGGACAGTCGATCGCCATGCTGTCGGTCGCGGCGCTCTGTGTCCTCTACGGACTGTTCCCGGACGCGCTCTTCTCGATCCTGCCGGACGGAAACGCCGAAGCCATCGTCAAATTCGATGTGTTCTCTCTCGGTCACCTCCGGGAGGGCTTCGGTCTCGCCGCGGCCGGCGTCGTCGGCTTCGCGCTCCTCAAGCGGCCGCTCTCACGCGTCGGAATGATTCCCGACATCGACTTCGCGTACAATCCGCTCTCGGTCGGGCTCGGTCGCGGCACGCTCCGTCTGATCAACGCCGTGATCGGCGTCATGGATCGCAACTCGACCCGGGCGGTACTCGGAACCCTCTCGCTCGGGGCGGTCGCGACCGGTGACGTCGAGACGCGTTCGACGGATCGATCCCTGGAGGGCGGCCCCGAACTCTTCGAACGGGGCCTCACCGCGGCCTTCACGAAACGGTCCGGCATCGGCGTCGCCGTCGCGATCGTCGTCGTCGCGACCACGGTACTACTCGTCCTGGGGTTCATCTGA
- a CDS encoding glycosyltransferase family 2 protein: MYRDHRVAVVVPAYNEAAFVGEVLETIPAYVDRVYAVDDRSTDGTWAELRRRAGTEPIEERAGRRDRVSSTEEVRSEPATPDRARPDGGGRSIDVGGADSPGSGPTGSNPSSRSGSIDLEGILNEMDDERSPTATDDVLGSTSGNGAGDRPTSGDGDGDGPTVVPVRHAENRGVGAAITTGYRLALADGIDVTAVMAGDGQMDPAQLSRLLDPIVEGRAAYAKGNRLRGREQFDSMSWFRFGGNVLLSLLTKVASGYWGMLDPQNGYTAISREALAAIDLDSLYTEYGFANDLLVELNTNGFSIADVAMPAVYGDERSHIAYRTFVPRLSWLLWRRFLHRLGVTYILRDFHPLVGLYALGVGGLAVGLGSIVGYILGSRSATSDSPATADGDPTSRRTADRSEADSLRRSVRWWAAGTWAFVAAIALCLAMAFDHDSNDGSVVVDE, from the coding sequence ATGTATCGTGACCATCGCGTCGCCGTCGTGGTCCCGGCGTACAACGAAGCCGCGTTCGTCGGCGAGGTCCTGGAGACGATACCGGCTTACGTCGATCGAGTCTACGCCGTCGACGATCGTTCGACCGACGGCACCTGGGCGGAACTCCGTCGACGGGCGGGTACCGAACCGATCGAAGAGCGCGCTGGGCGCCGCGATCGGGTGTCGTCGACAGAGGAGGTGCGATCGGAGCCAGCGACACCGGATCGCGCTCGCCCAGACGGCGGCGGACGGTCCATCGACGTCGGTGGCGCCGATTCGCCGGGGTCTGGACCGACCGGGAGTAACCCGTCGTCTCGGAGCGGATCGATCGATCTGGAGGGCATATTGAACGAGATGGATGACGAGCGCTCCCCGACGGCGACGGACGACGTGCTCGGATCGACGAGTGGTAACGGGGCTGGCGACAGGCCGACGAGTGGTGACGGGGACGGTGACGGGCCGACGGTGGTTCCGGTCCGGCACGCGGAGAACCGCGGCGTCGGCGCGGCGATCACGACGGGGTATCGACTGGCGCTCGCCGACGGGATCGACGTCACGGCCGTCATGGCGGGCGACGGACAGATGGATCCGGCACAGCTCTCGCGGTTACTGGATCCGATCGTCGAGGGGCGTGCGGCGTACGCGAAGGGGAATCGATTACGCGGACGGGAGCAGTTCGACTCGATGTCGTGGTTTCGATTCGGCGGGAACGTGCTCCTGTCGTTGCTGACGAAGGTCGCGAGCGGGTACTGGGGGATGCTCGACCCACAGAACGGCTATACGGCGATCTCGCGTGAGGCCCTGGCGGCGATCGATCTCGATTCGCTCTACACGGAGTACGGGTTCGCGAACGACCTGCTCGTCGAACTGAACACGAACGGGTTCTCGATCGCGGACGTGGCGATGCCGGCCGTCTACGGCGACGAGCGGAGCCACATCGCGTATCGAACGTTCGTCCCCCGTCTCTCGTGGTTGCTCTGGCGCCGGTTTCTCCACCGCCTCGGCGTCACCTACATCCTCAGGGACTTCCACCCGCTCGTCGGCCTGTACGCGCTCGGAGTCGGCGGTCTCGCCGTCGGTCTCGGATCGATCGTCGGGTATATTCTCGGGTCCCGGTCAGCGACGAGCGACTCGCCTGCGACCGCCGACGGCGACCCGACGTCTCGACGGACCGCCGATCGCTCCGAGGCGGACTCGCTCCGACGGTCGGTTCGGTGGTGGGCGGCTGGGACGTGGGCGTTCGTCGCGGCGATCGCGCTCTGTCTCGCGATGGCCTTCGATCACGACTCGAACGACGGGTCGGTGGTGGTCGACGAATGA
- a CDS encoding DUF354 domain-containing protein, whose translation MRCIVTIQHPAHVHFFRHAIGELEADGHEVFVFARENDLAVPLLEAYDIPHEVLAGPQDSLVSLAAVQARYEWRLLRRARRLDPDVMTAIGGVAVSHVAALVGARSVVFVDNEGVWSHRLVAPFADVIATPSTFEGDFGDGHVRYDGYQELAYLHPDRFEPSPETLRAYGVDPDERYFFCRFRTWDALHDVGQGGLSPAGKRELVARFSERGSVYISSSDSLPADLEPHRAPVPPTAVHDLLYFADCYAGDSGTMATEAALLGTPAVRIQSFAEDADTDMSNFVVMEREYDLMRSTADEDVAIALADELSADESASDRWRRRRNRALTDLADGTDVVVDLLTRPQQRRPAQPVVGRE comes from the coding sequence ATGAGGTGTATCGTTACGATACAACACCCTGCGCACGTCCACTTCTTCCGACACGCGATCGGCGAACTCGAAGCAGACGGCCACGAGGTGTTCGTCTTCGCCCGCGAAAACGACCTCGCCGTCCCGTTACTGGAGGCGTACGACATTCCGCACGAGGTGCTCGCGGGGCCGCAGGACTCGCTCGTCTCCCTGGCGGCCGTCCAGGCGCGGTACGAGTGGCGGCTCCTTCGGCGAGCGAGGCGGCTCGATCCCGACGTCATGACGGCGATCGGCGGCGTCGCGGTCTCACACGTCGCGGCGCTGGTCGGGGCCCGGAGCGTGGTCTTCGTCGATAACGAAGGCGTCTGGTCGCATCGACTCGTGGCACCGTTCGCCGACGTGATCGCGACACCGTCGACGTTCGAGGGCGACTTCGGTGACGGTCACGTCCGATACGATGGGTATCAGGAACTGGCGTACCTGCACCCGGACCGATTCGAACCGTCACCCGAGACGCTCCGCGCGTACGGCGTGGATCCGGACGAGCGATACTTCTTCTGTCGGTTCCGGACCTGGGACGCGCTCCACGACGTCGGACAGGGCGGACTCTCCCCGGCCGGCAAACGCGAACTGGTCGCTCGCTTTTCCGAACGCGGTTCCGTGTACATCTCGAGTTCCGATTCGCTCCCGGCGGATCTCGAACCGCATCGGGCGCCAGTCCCGCCGACTGCCGTCCACGACCTGCTCTACTTCGCCGACTGTTACGCCGGCGATTCGGGGACGATGGCGACGGAAGCCGCACTCCTCGGCACGCCGGCCGTTCGGATTCAGTCGTTCGCCGAGGACGCCGACACCGACATGAGTAACTTCGTCGTCATGGAGCGCGAGTACGATCTCATGCGATCGACCGCCGACGAGGACGTCGCCATCGCCCTCGCAGACGAGTTGAGTGCGGACGAATCGGCGTCGGACCGGTGGCGACGCCGGCGGAATCGGGCGCTCACCGACCTGGCAGACGGAACGGACGTCGTCGTGGACCTGCTCACGAGGCCGCAACAGCGACGTCCGGCCCAGCCGGTGGTCGGACGCGAGTGA
- a CDS encoding tyrosine-type recombinase/integrase has translation MRPISTVVEHYLDRKSVGDGDGTYASNAASILGRWATWLDDEYGVATLEELERAHLEAYARELTRRTNRGEYAASTARTYFAVVRAFLSWCVEESMLPTNPATATRATDALPTQPEATPSATRAGTAAVELEAEVRRLAAQADDGTDERVERLREHAMVALLTHAGLRGGELFRVPEDDRRTGATWDDVDFYDGTIRVLGTAHDLEDVALPAAARTPLRRYRVALDPPTTDWPLFPTRHAPTVAATVRESLTDRGHDAEEIEARFAESTAIDLARTHGIAPPAITTEGARTILKRLSRTTGVSVDGDYLTPGDARRAHDGDGDRTAASGPRGGIRTSFLEQSLVAVDDSTDGSDESTGRE, from the coding sequence ATGAGACCCATCTCGACCGTCGTCGAGCACTACCTGGATCGGAAATCCGTCGGGGACGGGGACGGCACGTACGCGTCGAACGCCGCCTCGATCCTCGGCCGGTGGGCGACCTGGCTCGACGACGAGTACGGCGTCGCGACCCTCGAGGAGTTAGAACGGGCCCACCTGGAAGCGTACGCTAGAGAGCTCACGCGACGGACGAACCGCGGGGAGTACGCCGCGTCGACGGCGCGAACGTACTTCGCCGTCGTCCGGGCGTTCCTCTCGTGGTGTGTCGAAGAATCGATGCTCCCGACGAACCCGGCGACGGCCACACGCGCAACCGACGCCTTGCCGACGCAACCGGAAGCGACGCCGAGCGCGACCCGGGCGGGAACGGCCGCGGTCGAACTCGAAGCCGAAGTGCGACGGCTCGCGGCGCAGGCAGACGACGGAACGGACGAACGAGTCGAACGACTACGGGAACACGCGATGGTCGCGTTGCTCACCCACGCGGGCCTGCGTGGCGGTGAACTGTTCCGAGTTCCTGAAGACGACAGACGAACCGGCGCGACCTGGGACGACGTCGATTTCTACGACGGAACGATCAGGGTTCTCGGGACGGCACACGATCTCGAAGACGTCGCGCTCCCCGCGGCTGCGAGGACGCCGTTGCGTCGGTATCGGGTCGCTCTCGATCCGCCGACCACGGACTGGCCGCTCTTTCCGACGCGCCACGCACCGACCGTCGCGGCGACGGTCCGCGAATCGCTCACCGATCGCGGGCACGACGCAGAGGAGATCGAGGCCCGCTTCGCGGAGTCGACGGCCATCGACCTCGCTCGAACCCACGGAATTGCCCCGCCAGCGATCACCACCGAAGGTGCCCGCACGATCCTGAAACGTCTCAGTCGGACCACCGGCGTTTCCGTGGACGGCGACTATCTCACGCCGGGCGACGCGAGACGGGCCCACGATGGTGACGGCGACAGGACCGCGGCCTCCGGGCCCCGTGGCGGAATTCGCACGAGTTTCCTGGAGCAGTCGCTCGTCGCGGTCGACGATTCGACGGACGGATCTGACGAATCGACAGGACGTGAGTAG
- a CDS encoding MATE family efflux transporter → MRLVILWIGLGLARLGLIDRERAVRTADLAWPRIVTGLARMSKSAVDVAMVGIAVGEAAIAGVGFATPFWGLAFTIGGGVAGGTIALVSQRYGAEQFDELGLAIRSSVLLVLVISLPVTAFFATFSTELVSVITTKPEPLALGASYLAVVAFGVPFAGLNLIGSRTFVGMDDAWTPMVIRAGGAISNIAFSAIFIFVADLGVAGAALGTVLANVVVSGAFATLLVRGSFPGVPDMVVTIDPFGSYVDAEIIRSLVTIGTPVFFRNLVWTVAEIPLLSIVDMFGTDTSSAYVITRRIWGLMNTPGWGFSLAASSLVGQALGTGAEDTAEQYGREIVRYSVAVYAVSAAIVFIFAEPIVRAFVDEAGSPVIPIAVSLVYAACVAILLRGIVGSAEGALNAAGDTRWPFYGQFLGMFGGAIPLAYLGATTRLGLYGLFLAFVAETAIPAAVTYYRFTTGRWRAISRTYRPATAATDD, encoded by the coding sequence ATGCGACTCGTGATTCTGTGGATCGGTCTCGGCCTCGCACGGCTGGGGCTGATCGACCGGGAGCGCGCCGTCCGTACGGCCGACCTCGCCTGGCCGCGCATCGTGACCGGACTCGCGCGAATGTCGAAGAGCGCGGTCGACGTCGCGATGGTCGGTATCGCGGTCGGCGAGGCAGCGATCGCCGGCGTCGGGTTCGCGACGCCGTTCTGGGGGCTGGCCTTTACCATCGGCGGCGGGGTCGCGGGCGGGACGATCGCCCTCGTCTCACAACGCTACGGGGCCGAACAGTTCGACGAACTCGGTCTGGCGATACGCTCGTCAGTCTTGCTGGTGCTCGTCATCAGCCTCCCTGTCACGGCGTTCTTCGCGACGTTCTCGACCGAACTGGTCTCGGTCATCACGACGAAACCGGAACCCCTCGCCCTCGGTGCGTCCTACCTCGCGGTCGTCGCGTTTGGCGTCCCGTTCGCCGGGCTCAACCTGATCGGAAGTCGCACGTTCGTCGGTATGGACGACGCCTGGACGCCGATGGTGATCAGGGCTGGCGGTGCCATCTCGAACATCGCCTTCAGTGCGATCTTCATCTTCGTCGCCGACCTCGGGGTCGCCGGTGCGGCTCTCGGGACCGTCCTCGCGAACGTCGTCGTCTCGGGGGCGTTCGCCACGCTCCTCGTCCGTGGGTCGTTCCCGGGTGTCCCGGACATGGTGGTCACGATCGACCCGTTCGGATCCTACGTCGACGCCGAGATCATCCGATCGCTCGTCACAATCGGGACGCCCGTGTTCTTCCGGAACTTGGTCTGGACGGTCGCGGAGATCCCCCTGCTGTCGATCGTCGACATGTTCGGGACCGATACCTCGTCGGCGTACGTCATCACGCGACGCATCTGGGGGCTGATGAACACGCCTGGCTGGGGCTTCAGCCTCGCGGCGTCGAGTCTCGTGGGCCAGGCACTGGGCACCGGCGCCGAAGACACCGCAGAACAGTACGGTCGAGAGATCGTCCGGTACTCCGTCGCCGTCTACGCGGTGTCGGCGGCGATCGTCTTCATCTTCGCGGAGCCGATCGTCCGGGCGTTCGTAGACGAAGCCGGATCGCCGGTGATCCCGATCGCCGTGTCGCTCGTCTACGCCGCGTGCGTCGCAATCCTGCTGCGTGGGATCGTCGGCTCCGCGGAGGGTGCACTCAACGCAGCCGGAGACACCCGCTGGCCCTTCTACGGGCAGTTTCTCGGCATGTTCGGCGGCGCGATCCCGCTGGCGTACCTCGGTGCGACCACCCGTCTCGGGCTCTACGGCCTGTTCCTCGCGTTCGTCGCCGAGACTGCGATCCCGGCGGCGGTGACCTACTACCGCTTCACGACGGGTCGCTGGCGTGCGATAAGTCGTACCTACCGCCCGGCGACGGCGGCGACCGACGATTGA
- a CDS encoding chorismate mutase gives MSLEGLRTEIHEIDQELVRLIARRTYVADSIASVKDAEDLPTTDETQEQRVMDRAGENADRFDVDSNLVKAIFRLLIELNKVEQRENR, from the coding sequence ATGTCGTTAGAGGGCCTTCGGACCGAGATCCACGAGATCGATCAGGAACTCGTCCGACTGATCGCGCGCCGGACGTACGTCGCCGACTCGATCGCGAGCGTCAAGGACGCCGAAGACCTCCCGACGACGGACGAAACGCAAGAGCAACGCGTCATGGACCGCGCCGGCGAGAACGCCGACCGGTTCGACGTCGATTCGAACCTCGTCAAGGCGATTTTTCGGTTACTGATCGAACTGAACAAGGTCGAACAGCGAGAGAACAGGTAA
- a CDS encoding shikimate kinase — MEGRAVAPAAGTVVNALATGQGSAFAIDLETTATVELTTDGAVVGTIAGAPDADTTLIERCARRALDAVGPRAGVDPAEYGARIRTESDVPIAAGLKSSSAAANATVLATLDALDRDDAVDPLDACRLGVDAARDAGVTVTGAFDDASASMLGGVTVTDNATDDLRQRAVVEWEVLVYTPPERAFSADADADACARVAPMADLAVELALDGRYGEAMTVNGFAYCAALGFDPGPLLEALPAASGVSLSGTGPSVVAVGTSEALDAAAEEWCQRPGTVRRTRTRTEGATTG, encoded by the coding sequence ATGGAGGGACGAGCCGTCGCACCCGCTGCGGGGACCGTGGTGAACGCCCTCGCGACAGGGCAGGGCTCGGCGTTCGCTATCGACCTCGAGACGACGGCGACGGTCGAACTGACGACCGACGGGGCCGTTGTCGGGACGATCGCCGGGGCGCCGGACGCCGACACGACGTTGATCGAACGATGCGCTCGACGCGCCCTCGATGCGGTTGGCCCTCGGGCCGGCGTCGACCCCGCCGAGTACGGCGCCCGGATTCGGACCGAGAGTGATGTCCCCATCGCCGCCGGGTTGAAGAGTTCCAGCGCCGCGGCCAACGCGACCGTACTGGCCACGCTCGACGCGCTCGATAGAGACGACGCAGTCGACCCGCTCGACGCCTGTCGACTCGGCGTCGATGCGGCGCGCGACGCCGGCGTCACCGTCACCGGTGCGTTCGACGACGCGTCGGCGAGCATGCTGGGCGGCGTCACCGTCACCGACAACGCGACCGACGATCTTCGCCAGCGCGCCGTCGTCGAGTGGGAGGTGCTCGTGTACACGCCGCCCGAACGGGCCTTCAGCGCCGACGCTGACGCCGACGCCTGCGCACGCGTCGCGCCGATGGCGGATCTCGCCGTCGAACTCGCGCTCGACGGCCGGTACGGGGAGGCGATGACCGTGAACGGGTTCGCCTACTGTGCGGCGCTGGGATTCGATCCCGGCCCGCTCCTGGAGGCGCTTCCAGCTGCGTCCGGCGTCTCCCTCTCGGGGACGGGACCGAGCGTCGTCGCCGTCGGGACGAGCGAGGCACTCGACGCCGCGGCCGAGGAGTGGTGCCAGCGACCTGGGACGGTACGGCGGACACGAACGCGAACGGAGGGAGCGACGACAGGATGA
- a CDS encoding DUF5796 family protein — protein sequence MSTRSDVAPSTLEVDLVDGGIVVRYLDGREVFYHGPPETVESSVATPPGKSVHVLVTDEDGVEGVMTYVNDRKTDSSILESTGVGRIFVDSGESTVLFPGVSAAVDGHAVTIDADLDVVDGRVFVFAEDQFSERAYELVSEA from the coding sequence ATGAGCACCCGTTCGGACGTGGCACCGAGTACGCTCGAGGTGGACCTCGTCGACGGTGGGATCGTCGTTCGATACCTCGACGGTCGGGAGGTCTTCTACCACGGTCCACCCGAGACCGTCGAGTCGAGCGTGGCGACCCCTCCGGGAAAGTCGGTTCACGTTCTGGTGACCGACGAGGACGGCGTCGAAGGGGTGATGACCTACGTGAACGACCGAAAGACGGATTCGTCTATCCTCGAATCGACCGGTGTGGGGCGCATCTTCGTCGACAGCGGCGAATCGACGGTGTTGTTTCCGGGCGTTTCGGCGGCGGTGGACGGCCACGCCGTGACGATCGATGCAGACCTGGACGTCGTCGATGGCCGGGTATTCGTCTTCGCCGAGGATCAGTTCAGCGAGCGAGCGTACGAACTCGTTTCGGAAGCCTGA
- a CDS encoding DUF7128 family protein, producing MVAETERDGETWYECEMCGMLFDDREDAATHEANCDDEDPTYIQ from the coding sequence ATGGTTGCCGAAACCGAACGGGACGGAGAAACGTGGTACGAGTGCGAGATGTGTGGTATGCTATTCGACGACCGTGAGGACGCGGCGACACACGAGGCGAACTGCGACGACGAGGACCCGACGTACATCCAGTGA